DNA sequence from the Myxococcales bacterium genome:
GCGGTGCCTTTGGTATCACGAATCTAGCTGTGCTGCGTCCAAGGACATTCTGCACTCGGAGCGCGTTGGTGCACGAATGTCAACCGCTAGACTGCGAGTAGCCCTTGTTCGAGTGTCGCAATCTGCGTGGCGGCGTGACCACGCTCAGGCCAGGCTAGATGGCCCCCCGAGTGGACACATCGGACACCCAAGACACCATTTCTGATAACTCTGAAATATAGAACTCTATAGGGAGAGTTTATGAGATTGGTGTCCTATGTGGCCGAAGTGTCCACAGCGGGGGGCGTGCCGGGAAGCTGCTCCGGAGACTCAATCTCCGGTGATCACGCGACGGCCCCGGGCCGGTCGAGGTAGCCACGTTCTTCGATTTAGGGCTGCGTCACGAGCCAAACGGTTCGCTCTAGTGCTTCTTTGCGCAGTGGGCCCGCCTCGTTTTGATATAGCGGGCTTCCAATCATCTCGATGAAGGCGTCGATGTTTGGAAACTTCACCAGAGCCACCAAGTCCCAATCGACGCCCGAAAGCGACGGGCCCGCTTGCGCGGCGTAGACGACCTCGGTTCCCGCTTTTTCGAGCAGCGGAGCGGTCAGACGCGAGTAGTCTCCGAAGCGCGCTCTGCCGTCGGGCTCTCGAAATTTGATTAAGTTGACCATCACAACGGGGCCATCGGCAACTTCCTTCCGTAGTGAGGCGAGTTCTTCAAGAGTCGGTGTAACAACGTCCACGTATTCTCCCCGTGTTGTTCGTGACAGGCTAGACAGGCATTCTAGCTTCGCGACCCCGCTGTGCGCGCTCCTGTTCTCGGCGAGGCAGGTCGCCGTCAGCTCTTCCACAGGCTGTGTAATTTGAGAGGGCAATTCACTCTCTAGCGTGAGCCAGGATCAGCGAATTGCTCCCGGCTGCTCTCCCGCAGGTGTTTCCCGTCAGCAGAACTCGGACTACCACCCTTTCCTTTTAGTCCAGCTCTATTCGAGGGGCTCGATCCACGGTCGTGAGGGGAGGCGGGCCGGTTGGATGGCTCCGCGCTTGGGCCATCCCCCTCACATCGACCAGACTATGCCGCGATCCAGTCGCGCAACGCCTCGTAGACGTCGGGGTGATTGGCGATGTGGATGTGACTGATCCCGGGGAACACCGCCCCACTCGAAAAGGGGATGCGGCGGACGGGCTCGGAAGCTTCACCGGATGCACTCGGCAGCCGAACCAACAAGTCGCCCAGGAGCTGGCCGACCGGGTGCTCCGGGTCGCGTGAGATCGTCGCCGCGAGGAAGTAGTACCCGACCCCGTCGACCAGCGGCACATCGTGTCGGGCATCGGCCAGTACCTCGTCTGGATCCTTGCCGGCCCACTCTTCGTCTACGGTGTAGCCGTAACGAAGGTCTTTGACGCCAGAGCTGCGGGAATCGAGCAGCTCGGCTGGAACTTGCGCGCCGGCGGCCTCGACGCTTCTCAGTACGCCGGTGAGCAGGTTCACGGCTTTTTCGAGCGGCGCTCCGAGATGCGGACCGCCGATACACACGACGTGACGCAGCTGTGCGAGCCAGGGCTCGTCGTTCTCACGCGCGTAGTGGGCCGCACTCCGCACGACCAAGCCGCCCATGCTGTGCCCGACGAGCACGATCTCTTCGATCGGTATGGGATACGCGGCCAACACCTCTGTGAGCAGCGTCGCCAGAGCGCGCCCATTCTCGGATATGTGTCGCCCCGTGTTGTATCGCAGGTAGATCGGCGTGAAGCCGAGGTCGTCACGAAGCCGCGTGCCAAAGGTCACGTCGGGATCGCCGTAGTGCGCCTCCGAGGACAGGCTCCACAGCCACTCTGTCGCGGCCAGGCTGTGCACGAAAACGCAGACTTTGCTCGTCGGGTTCGAATAGGCCGCAGCGAGAGCCTTCGGGGTCATTGGAAGCGGTCGTCCGTGATGGCGCACCGTCATGCCGAGATCGAGGAGACTCCTCCGCCGGCTCAAGTAGTCGCCCCAGAATCCATTGAGTGAAGACTGGAGGTAGTCGACGTTCCAGCTCGCGGTTCCCGCAGCCGTCGACCTGATCGGTGTCGCGAGCTCGACGACGCCAGAATCGAGAGATTGATGCAGGCGGACTTCGGCAAGATCGGCGACTGCATTCACCGCGCTGCGAGTGATCCGATTGACTATCCGAATCGATTCGAACACGCCCCCGGATAGGGCTGTCTGGACACCTGTGACGACCCTCGCGGTGCTCCTCGCCGGCTCGATCGCCGCAAACCGCCGCGCCCACCGCTCCACGACCGCATCATGTGTCCGCTCGATGAGACAGGTAGTCTCCTCGACCACGTCGAACACCAGATTCATGAACC
Encoded proteins:
- a CDS encoding DUF1330 domain-containing protein yields the protein MVNLIKFREPDGRARFGDYSRLTAPLLEKAGTEVVYAAQAGPSLSGVDWDLVALVKFPNIDAFIEMIGSPLYQNEAGPLRKEALERTVWLVTQP
- a CDS encoding alpha/beta hydrolase — translated: MQRTRGFMNLVFDVVEETTCLIERTHDAVVERWARRFAAIEPARSTARVVTGVQTALSGGVFESIRIVNRITRSAVNAVADLAEVRLHQSLDSGVVELATPIRSTAAGTASWNVDYLQSSLNGFWGDYLSRRRSLLDLGMTVRHHGRPLPMTPKALAAAYSNPTSKVCVFVHSLAATEWLWSLSSEAHYGDPDVTFGTRLRDDLGFTPIYLRYNTGRHISENGRALATLLTEVLAAYPIPIEEIVLVGHSMGGLVVRSAAHYARENDEPWLAQLRHVVCIGGPHLGAPLEKAVNLLTGVLRSVEAAGAQVPAELLDSRSSGVKDLRYGYTVDEEWAGKDPDEVLADARHDVPLVDGVGYYFLAATISRDPEHPVGQLLGDLLVRLPSASGEASEPVRRIPFSSGAVFPGISHIHIANHPDVYEALRDWIAA